The Haloarchaeobius sp. HME9146 DNA segment AGTAAAAAACATAACAGCCAAGAAAACTTTATATTCTAATGAGTGCTTATTCCAGCAAGGACTACGGGGTCGCCCCCGAAGCAGCGAAACCCGCCGAGATTCTCAGCGCGTAGTCGTCGCTCTGGTGCCCTGTATCCGGGGAGTATACAGATGAAACTCAAACAGCTATTCACGGAAGAGCGTGCAGTCTCGCCGGTCATCGGCGTCATCCTCATGGTCGCCATCACAGTCATCCTCGCGGCCGTCATCGGCGCGTTCGTGCTGAACATCGGCGGGAACCAGGAGAAGGTGCCGCAGGCGAGCTTCTCGTTTGCGGACAACGGTGCAGCCACCAACAACATAGAAGTCACTCACGAGGGTGGGGAAGGTGTCGCAACTGGCCAGATTACCTTCACCGTAAACGGAGCTGACCAGACGTCGCCCTTCGGGACGGATACCTCTTGGACCGCCGGGGAGACCTTCCCCGTGACTGCTGCGTCCGGTCAGACCGTCAACATCGTCTGGGGCGCATCTAGTGGCTCGTCAAGCAACATCATCGGGACGTACACTGTCCCCTGAAGACCACTCTCTGTAGAGAGACAGATTTTTCACTTTCGTTGTTCTCTTGATTTGACTCGCGGGCACCATCAGCTACTCAAGCCTCGTGTTGAACTATCGACTTCAACATCCTTCACTAGCCACACTATCAACGTGGCATGACCGTCAGGTATCCGTTCCTGACCGACCCTCCAACAGTACGCCCACATTTTCCGTGTATCGGGCGGCGTAGAAAATATCAGTCAATCGGGAGTTGCACACGCGCGACTTCGACTGTGTCACCCGCTGCGGTGCTCGTGAACACGAGATCCGGGCCGGCTTCGGCGACCCTGAGAGTCGAGGTGCTTTCGACGGTGCCTCTGGAGACGTCGATGTACCCGGTGTCCCCGGTGGCATCGGCGGTG contains these protein-coding regions:
- a CDS encoding type IV pilin N-terminal domain-containing protein, which codes for MKLKQLFTEERAVSPVIGVILMVAITVILAAVIGAFVLNIGGNQEKVPQASFSFADNGAATNNIEVTHEGGEGVATGQITFTVNGADQTSPFGTDTSWTAGETFPVTAASGQTVNIVWGASSGSSSNIIGTYTVP